A genomic segment from Triticum dicoccoides isolate Atlit2015 ecotype Zavitan chromosome 1A, WEW_v2.0, whole genome shotgun sequence encodes:
- the LOC119269477 gene encoding basic transcription factor 3-like: MNVEKLKKMAGAVRTGGKGSMRRKKKAVHKTTTTDDKRLQSTLKRVGVNTIPGIEEVNIFKDDVVIQFLNPKVQASIGANTWVVSGTPQTKKLQDLLPSIINQLGPDNLDNLRRLAEQFQKQVPGGAAGIEAGASAGAAQADDDDDVPELVPGETFEEAAEEKKAES; this comes from the exons ATGAATGTTGAAAAGCTCAAGAAGATGGCAGGTGCCGTGCGCACCGGAGGGAAGGGTAGCATGCGCAG GAAGAAGAAGGCTGTACACAAGACCACAACTACAGATGACAAAAGGCTCCAGAGTACGCTGAAAAGAGTAGGAGTGAACACCATCCCTGGTATCGAAGAGGTCAACATCTTTAAGGATGATGTGGTTATTCAgtttctcaatcctaaag TGCAAGCTTCGATTGGTGCTAATACATGGGTGGTCAGTGGAACTCCACAGACAAAGA AACTGCAAGATCTGCTGCCATCAATTATCAATCAACTTG GTCCTGACAACTTGGACAACCTGCGGAGGCTTGCAGAGCAATTCCAAAAGCAGGTCCCTGGTGGTGCTGCTGGCATCGAGGCTGGTGCCAGTGCAGGTGCTGCTCaggctgacgacgatgatgatgttcctgAGCTTGTCCCTGGAGAGACATTTGAAGAGGCCGCCGAAGAGAAAAAGGCAGAGTCGTGA